In Vitis vinifera cultivar Pinot Noir 40024 chromosome 4, ASM3070453v1, the genomic window ttattaagataaaattatcttaaaaaataaaaaatttaaaataatttaaattaaaaaaacaagttaataCTTCAACACTATTAAGTACTATTTACATTTAAGACCATAGAAAAAAACACCAGAATCTTTTTtatcaaagaaagaaagctGACTGGTTCTAACCGTTCATAAGTATAACtgctttataaaaaatttcactctGAATCAAATGATGAAGGGCTGGTTGGAGAGGGTtcaaggaagacaaaaaaaggaaaaaaagtcaCGCCTGTATTAAGGCATCGAGCCTAGCTGTTTGGTCAAACATCTACACGTGTTTTGACTTCAAAGTTATCAAGCTTAGAATTGCGTTtctttaaaaaaccaaaatttcttaCACTTGGTAAAATCTCAACACAAACCCAGATGACAATCATCTGCAGTTCCAAGGATAAAATTGGTATCTGAGTCcgttaaaattcaatttcaactGCATCCAAAtgttaaaaggaaaatgagataaTAACGTTGTATGGAGTTCACAAGAGCAGGGatttcttacaaataaatatgcAAAAGATTTGGGGTCAGCACACTAATACAAGCTACAGAGGGGCCAAAGAACCACTACCTACAGCAGGGGCTGGCATACAACAATGGTGGATTGAATCAATGGATTTCCATTCACTTGCGCCTCTTGCACAGCTTTCAGTTCATGGTGACTCGTATTGGTGATAGGCTACTGCAAGTGCAGTCTGCTGTGCCCTGTTTATCTGAATTTATGTCCTCGTGTCAACTACACTTCTCTCAAAATGGGCCAACCTTTTCTAATGATCTCCTCAATCCTTGCATTAATTTGCTGCTGAACCTTCGGTGGGCAAAGCTCTGCTGCAAAACCGTTCAGTTTTGCTGCCAGAGTTGATTTCTCTAGCTCTTCTTCAGGCAAGTTCCCCATCAGCTGAATGAGGAAAGGATTTCTTTTGAGCTCAAATTTCTGCAGATTTTGAAACACGAAAAGTTTGTCAGTGATGCAATAAGGTTAGAAACAAATCTTTTGCCTTGGAAAGGAATTTTCCTAAATTGGCAGTATACTGGAATGTGTTTTCCATTTCTTAAAATATGAAAGTAGGAATCATCAGCTTAAGTGTTTGGCAGTGTGGAATATTGAAGAATTACTGTGGAGGTTCTACACTACACTGCTTCTTGGAAAAAGAATAGGGATGCATTTggaaagtataaaaataaaataaaatattttatatatacatatatgctTTTCTGATTCACTGTTCCAGAAACAGAAAGAGCAAATGAAAGTATTAGTTCAAAAAATAGGATTTCATGGTATGTTGTCTGCTCTGTTTAAACATCTGAGGAAGTCATTTCTTTTCAGTTTctgtttttagtttttgtttttgttgtttttttttaaaaatgttttagttGTCAACAAACAAGACAGTTCCAGAACCTCAGTTGTGATTATCCAACTTAAAAGCTTGCTTTTTAACAGCCCAACCCTAATACAACATAGGATACAAGCTTTAAATCAATATGAATTTTGCTTTCAAATCTGACTTCTAAGACAAACTCGCAAAGAATTGAGTTATACATAAACTATAAGCTCTACATCaatagtagtttttttttaaatcaagttGAAGAATAGAAGAGTTCCACAGTAACAAAATCAACTACAAGCGCATAAAGAAAACTGTGATCAAGCTACCAAACCTGATGTTCAGGCTCTGCTGGGCAAAATTTTCCAAGTTGTTGAATTTGAGTAGTCACAATACTGCTCTTTGACACAGTTTGTTCTCTTTCTTTGCTGACAGCAGCCAGTCTCAACTCTTCAGTCCCATTAGTAAAGATAATAGACCTATAGACATAGATCGGTTCATTGGGTAAGTATGACTTTTAAAATGAACTAGAAGATGTTGCTCCAGGTCATGAGAGTTACCTATATTGGTTACCCACATCAGGGCCTTGCCCAAATACCTGCCTAGAATCATGACTAGACCAGAAAACCTCTAAAAGTTGCCTGAAAGTAATCAGCCTGGGATTGTATTCAATCTACATAACATTCAGAAATTCACATTAAACAAGTTCCCATAAAATTGACAAGGCAGAAATGACAGAAACAGATCTTTCTGGATATAAGGAACAGAAAGAAGTtctatgaaaacaaaaagaagagaaaatccTTATTTTTGAGCCAGAGTAAAACACAATCCATCTTCTACTTCCAGGCCCTAATATATAAAACTGGCTATGGATAATCAAATACCTGTTGCCTTATAGCTAAGAGTTCAAACAATTATATCAGCAAGGTTTAAGGTCATCAGGATCAGAAAAAGGCTGGCATTGATTAGGAGGTATTTCAGATTAGTGGCAGTGAAATGCTTAAGTGAATTAGAGGGTAATTCAGATCACCCTGTACAGTGAGCCTCACAAGCAATTGGCCTAGTATCATACAATAAAGAACTTACAATTTATTCTTCAGTAGCGCAAGACAAAATGTTTAATTCATTAGATAAAATGAATTTCTCGAACAAAGCATAGTCACAAGCAGAAAAAATTTGCGTGCCAAGTCCATAAAAATCTAATTACAATTTATTCTTCTGCAGAGCGAGAAAATGTTTCATTCATTAGCGAAAATTTGAAATGGCTAAGGCAAAATAGAGAATTGAAGGAAACACACAATGGTTCATCCCTGCATcatttatccttccaaaacttcagcCTCCATGATAGATTTTCATAGCCCAACCCCATACCCATCTATCCCCACACcattt contains:
- the LOC100241959 gene encoding peptide methionine sulfoxide reductase A5, with translation MTFSGRHVSLPYSRIICSVVLIILTAERAVSIRFPDRISESVKASSNQPLKTAVFALGSFWRSEAVFGCLDGVVRTTAGYAGGSKANPEYRSWGDHAESVQIEYNPRLITFRQLLEVFWSSHDSRQVFGQGPDVGNQYRSIIFTNGTEELRLAAVSKEREQTVSKSSIVTTQIQQLGKFCPAEPEHQKFELKRNPFLIQLMGNLPEEELEKSTLAAKLNGFAAELCPPKVQQQINARIEEIIRKGWPILREV